In Geotalea uraniireducens, one genomic interval encodes:
- a CDS encoding hydrolase: MNKLDLLNPQNSAVIFIDFQPQMTFGVANIDRQALFNNVLLLAKAAKIFNVPTILTTVETKSFSGNMWPQLLDIFPGQEPIERSSMNSWEDAKFVAAVKATGREKLVMAALWTEVCLAFPTLEALKAGYEVYAVEDASGGTSVTAHNAAMRRIEQAGAVPMTALQVLLEYQRDWAHKETYNDVMAVVKEHCGAYGQGVEYAYTMVHGAPPSRSGAGH; this comes from the coding sequence ATGAATAAACTGGATCTTCTCAATCCGCAGAACTCCGCTGTCATCTTCATCGATTTCCAGCCGCAGATGACATTCGGCGTAGCCAACATCGACCGGCAGGCCCTCTTCAACAACGTGCTCCTGCTGGCCAAGGCAGCAAAGATCTTCAACGTACCGACTATTCTCACCACGGTCGAGACGAAGAGTTTTTCCGGCAACATGTGGCCCCAGCTGCTCGACATCTTTCCGGGTCAGGAACCGATTGAACGGAGTTCCATGAATTCCTGGGAAGATGCAAAGTTCGTGGCGGCGGTCAAGGCGACCGGCCGGGAAAAACTGGTCATGGCCGCCCTATGGACCGAGGTTTGCCTTGCGTTTCCGACCCTGGAGGCACTGAAGGCGGGTTATGAAGTTTACGCTGTCGAGGATGCCTCGGGGGGGACCAGCGTGACCGCTCACAATGCGGCCATGCGGCGCATCGAGCAGGCGGGAGCGGTGCCAATGACCGCCCTGCAGGTTCTCCTTGAATACCAGCGCGACTGGGCACACAAGGAAACCTACAATGACGTCATGGCCGTGGTGAAGGAACACTGTGGCGCTTACGGACAAGGCGTTGAATACGCTTACACCATGGTGCACGGTGCCCCGCCGAGCCGAAGCGGGGCAGGACATTAA
- a CDS encoding LysR family transcriptional regulator yields MELRHIRYFVAAAKHRNFSKAAHVLNLSQPAVSRLIRELECELGTALFIRQRSGLDLTPAGETFFRHALDILTACDEAVKAAQEASPLPGKLSIGFITTALGSFLGDALTRFTHEQPEIELVIHEMPPGDQIVALRNRQIDVAFIGNPCNDLHSEIRMLAVKELTLEAAVSGQHRLAGRKAIQLRELAAEKFIGYDEEKFPGRNQAIVKACVAAGFQPALTGQARSLLEVLGMIGADAGVCLMPSDVMNLPHPNVVFLRLDDILEPISLAAAWLRDNKNPAIGSLLAYLKN; encoded by the coding sequence ATGGAGCTTCGCCATATCAGATATTTTGTCGCCGCTGCCAAGCACCGCAATTTCAGCAAGGCGGCACACGTCCTGAACCTGTCCCAACCGGCCGTCAGCCGGCTGATACGGGAGCTGGAATGCGAACTGGGCACGGCCCTGTTTATCCGGCAACGGTCCGGCCTGGACCTCACCCCCGCCGGAGAGACGTTTTTCCGCCATGCCCTAGACATCCTCACCGCCTGCGACGAAGCGGTCAAGGCGGCACAAGAGGCCAGCCCCCTCCCGGGCAAGCTCTCCATCGGTTTCATTACCACCGCTCTAGGCTCTTTTCTGGGGGACGCCCTGACGCGGTTCACCCATGAGCAGCCGGAAATCGAGCTCGTCATCCACGAAATGCCGCCGGGCGATCAGATTGTCGCGTTGCGGAACAGGCAGATCGATGTGGCGTTCATCGGCAATCCCTGCAATGATCTGCACAGTGAAATTCGCATGCTGGCGGTAAAGGAATTGACCTTGGAAGCAGCCGTTTCAGGCCAGCATCGCCTGGCAGGACGGAAGGCGATTCAGTTGCGGGAGCTTGCGGCGGAAAAGTTCATCGGCTACGACGAAGAAAAGTTTCCCGGCCGCAACCAGGCAATCGTAAAAGCGTGCGTCGCGGCAGGGTTTCAGCCGGCCTTGACGGGCCAAGCCAGGAGTCTGCTCGAAGTGTTGGGGATGATCGGGGCGGATGCCGGGGTCTGTCTCATGCCAAGCGACGTCATGAATCTGCCGCATCCAAATGTCGTCTTCCTTCGCCTGGACGACATCCTCGAACCGATCAGCCTTGCCGCAGCCTGGCTGCGCGACAACAAAAATCCCGCTATCGGCTCTCTGCTGGCCTATCTGAAAAACTAG
- a CDS encoding DsbC family protein: MKVQWYKRVGIFLMAGALFAAVAHAETPQDSPESELKKLFPAMPVTSIKKTPVDGVYEVVTGNNVIYVHLKTGHVFVGDLYTKEGKNLTAETRNMLIADRFKLLTKADMEKALKIGNGKHTVIEITDPDCPFCRKMHEYWGRRPDVTRYVFFLPLPMHPTAEKKARYILAAKDKELAFWEVYSGELDKRPDLFDKPNDDKGLLAAQRAIVEKLGVHSTPAFWVDGNYVSGANIPLIEKIIGVCKTAPGAAPGTPATCEGEGK; the protein is encoded by the coding sequence ATGAAGGTTCAGTGGTACAAAAGGGTCGGTATTTTCCTGATGGCCGGTGCTCTTTTCGCGGCGGTCGCCCATGCCGAGACGCCGCAAGACAGTCCGGAAAGCGAACTCAAAAAGCTTTTTCCCGCCATGCCGGTGACCAGCATCAAGAAAACCCCTGTCGATGGCGTTTACGAGGTCGTCACCGGCAACAACGTAATTTATGTCCACCTCAAGACCGGCCATGTTTTCGTCGGCGATCTCTATACCAAGGAAGGGAAAAACCTGACGGCGGAAACCCGCAACATGTTGATCGCCGATCGTTTCAAGCTTCTCACCAAGGCGGATATGGAGAAGGCACTAAAGATCGGCAACGGCAAACATACGGTCATCGAGATCACCGATCCCGATTGTCCCTTCTGCCGCAAGATGCATGAGTACTGGGGGCGTCGGCCGGATGTGACCCGCTACGTCTTCTTCCTGCCGCTCCCCATGCACCCCACGGCGGAGAAAAAAGCCCGCTACATCCTTGCCGCCAAGGACAAAGAGCTGGCGTTCTGGGAGGTCTATTCGGGCGAGTTGGACAAGCGGCCGGATCTCTTCGACAAACCCAATGACGACAAGGGGCTGCTTGCCGCCCAGCGGGCGATCGTCGAGAAGCTCGGTGTCCATTCTACCCCCGCGTTCTGGGTTGACGGTAACTATGTCAGCGGCGCCAATATCCCGCTGATCGAAAAGATCATCGGGGTCTGCAAAACGGCACCCGGTGCTGCGCCCGGCACCCCCGCGACCTGCGAGGGGGAAGGGAAGTGA
- a CDS encoding rhomboid family intramembrane serine protease, whose product MIPLKDYNPTRRFPVVTVLLIVLNALVFLDDRLSGHYESFLVETARGLVQTKQFVGGLSSHYALVPAALHGAPLLAWPTIFTSMFLHGNWLHIGSNMLFLWIFGNNVEDVLGRPRYLFFYFLCGLVAALAQVASAPVSTIPMVGASGAVAGVMGAYLLLFPRARILTLVPIFFFFTFLEVPAFLIIGWWALIQFLNASWLGGGELLRGGVAYFAHVGGFATGILFVLLTGVKRRPQIYRR is encoded by the coding sequence GTGATTCCGCTCAAGGATTATAATCCGACTCGGCGTTTTCCCGTAGTGACGGTGCTCCTCATCGTCCTCAACGCGCTGGTCTTTCTTGACGACCGGCTCTCGGGCCATTACGAGTCCTTCCTCGTCGAGACGGCCCGAGGGCTGGTCCAGACCAAACAATTCGTCGGCGGGCTGAGCAGCCACTACGCGCTGGTGCCGGCGGCGCTGCACGGTGCACCGCTCCTCGCCTGGCCGACGATCTTCACCTCGATGTTTCTCCATGGCAACTGGCTGCACATCGGCTCGAACATGCTCTTCCTCTGGATATTCGGCAACAACGTGGAGGATGTGCTCGGGCGGCCGCGCTATCTTTTCTTCTACTTCCTCTGCGGGCTGGTCGCCGCCCTGGCCCAGGTCGCCAGCGCCCCCGTCTCGACGATCCCGATGGTTGGCGCCAGCGGGGCGGTGGCGGGCGTGATGGGGGCGTACCTGCTCCTGTTCCCCCGGGCGCGGATTCTCACCCTCGTGCCGATCTTCTTTTTCTTTACCTTCCTGGAGGTCCCCGCCTTTCTGATCATCGGCTGGTGGGCGCTGATCCAGTTCCTCAACGCCTCGTGGCTCGGCGGCGGTGAGCTGCTGCGCGGCGGCGTCGCCTATTTCGCCCACGTCGGCGGCTTTGCGACCGGGATACTCTTCGTCCTCTTGACGGGAGTAAAACGGCGGCCGCAGATTTACCGGCGCTGA
- a CDS encoding hemolysin family protein: MESVLGEFAVIFLLILGNGFFAGSELAIISARRSRIAHLAAEGNAKAKIVERLQDDPHRFLATVQVGVTLVGSLASAVGGAAAIRYVTPLLHSVPNEFVQHAADPLAIGIVVVLISYLSLVFGELVPKTIALQYADTMALRVAKSINFMARAGGVLVGFLTISSKTVLAILRVKAEGGQDFITREDVKHIVTEGHEAGVVSAAEEEFIRNIFDFTRTCVREVMVPRTRVVALDLEHPRQELVQTVLDNMYSRYPVYRGSIENVAGFIHGKDLLGRMVTEPDFALESIVRPPFYVPEGKKVNELLKEMQRKRIHMALVVDEYGGISGLVTTEDLLEELVGEIEDEHDIGEPRTVQRLPDGSLLVDALISIGDLAELLKIKLEGDIPYDTLAGLILDRLGRFPEKGETIEWDRFLLVCEEVKTTAVVRVRIIEKEPHGNGDEEPPVEEEA, translated from the coding sequence TTGGAGTCCGTTTTAGGCGAGTTTGCCGTGATCTTTCTTCTCATCCTCGGGAATGGGTTCTTCGCCGGGTCCGAGCTTGCCATCATCTCCGCCCGCCGGAGCCGTATCGCCCACCTGGCGGCGGAGGGTAATGCCAAGGCGAAAATCGTCGAACGGCTGCAGGACGATCCCCACCGCTTCCTTGCGACGGTGCAGGTCGGCGTGACGTTGGTCGGTTCCCTTGCTTCGGCGGTGGGTGGTGCCGCGGCCATCCGCTACGTCACCCCGCTTCTCCATTCCGTCCCGAACGAATTTGTCCAGCATGCCGCCGACCCCCTGGCGATCGGCATCGTCGTCGTGCTCATCTCCTATCTTTCGCTCGTCTTCGGCGAGCTGGTGCCGAAAACGATCGCCCTTCAGTATGCCGATACCATGGCCCTCCGGGTGGCGAAGTCGATCAATTTCATGGCCCGGGCGGGCGGGGTGCTCGTCGGTTTCCTGACCATTTCCAGCAAAACCGTCCTGGCGATATTGCGGGTCAAGGCGGAGGGGGGGCAGGATTTCATTACCCGGGAAGACGTCAAGCATATCGTCACCGAGGGGCATGAAGCGGGGGTGGTCAGCGCCGCTGAGGAAGAATTCATCCGCAATATCTTCGATTTTACCCGGACCTGCGTCCGCGAGGTGATGGTGCCGCGGACCCGGGTCGTTGCTCTCGACCTGGAACATCCGCGCCAGGAACTGGTCCAGACCGTCCTCGACAACATGTACTCCCGCTATCCGGTTTACCGCGGCAGCATCGAGAACGTCGCCGGGTTCATCCACGGCAAGGACCTGCTCGGCCGGATGGTCACCGAGCCGGATTTCGCCCTTGAGTCGATAGTCCGTCCCCCTTTCTATGTACCGGAAGGGAAGAAGGTGAACGAACTGCTCAAGGAGATGCAGCGGAAGCGGATTCACATGGCGTTGGTGGTCGACGAGTACGGCGGGATCAGCGGCCTCGTCACCACCGAGGACCTGCTGGAGGAACTGGTCGGCGAGATCGAGGACGAGCACGACATCGGCGAACCGCGCACCGTCCAGCGGCTTCCCGACGGTAGTCTGCTGGTCGATGCGCTGATTTCGATCGGCGATCTGGCTGAATTGCTCAAAATCAAGCTTGAAGGGGATATCCCCTACGACACCCTGGCGGGACTGATTCTTGACCGGCTCGGCCGTTTCCCCGAAAAGGGCGAGACGATCGAATGGGATCGTTTTCTTCTCGTCTGCGAAGAAGTGAAGACCACCGCCGTCGTCAGGGTACGGATCATCGAAAAGGAACCGCACGGCAACGGCGACGAAGAACCGCCGGTCGAAGAAGAGGCCTAG
- a CDS encoding TerC family protein — protein MTVQSGMWLGFAAIILVMFVVDLGIFSRRSHEIKFREALTWTLVWVSLALIFNVWIYREMGQVKAMEFFTGYLIEQSLSVDNLFVFIMIFAYFHISKAHQPKILKWGILGALAMRGLFIITGIELIERFHWMIYVFGGILIFTGGKMAFGGDEQIEPEKNLLVRLVRKFVPITKRVRDDRFFINKGGILAATPLFLTLVVVESSDVIFAADSIPAVLAVTHDPFIVYTSNVFAIMGLRSLYYLLANVMEMFVYLKLGVSFILAYVGVKMLLADLYPIPIVFSLGTIIGVLVISVLASITIGNRRQRAAKGR, from the coding sequence ATGACCGTGCAATCCGGCATGTGGCTCGGCTTTGCCGCAATCATCCTGGTGATGTTCGTCGTCGACCTGGGGATTTTCAGCCGCAGGAGCCACGAGATCAAATTTCGCGAAGCGCTGACCTGGACCCTCGTCTGGGTCTCCCTGGCCCTCATCTTCAACGTCTGGATCTACCGGGAGATGGGACAGGTCAAGGCAATGGAGTTCTTCACCGGCTACCTGATCGAGCAGTCGCTGTCGGTGGACAACCTCTTCGTCTTCATCATGATCTTCGCCTACTTCCACATCAGCAAGGCCCATCAGCCGAAGATCCTCAAATGGGGGATCCTCGGCGCACTGGCGATGCGGGGGCTGTTCATCATCACCGGCATCGAGCTGATCGAGCGCTTCCACTGGATGATCTACGTTTTCGGCGGCATCCTGATCTTTACCGGCGGCAAGATGGCGTTCGGCGGCGACGAGCAGATCGAGCCGGAGAAGAACCTGCTGGTGCGGCTGGTCCGCAAGTTCGTGCCGATCACCAAGCGGGTCCGCGACGACCGCTTTTTCATCAACAAAGGGGGGATCCTGGCGGCGACCCCCCTCTTCCTCACCCTGGTCGTCGTCGAATCGAGCGACGTGATCTTTGCCGCCGATTCGATCCCGGCGGTGCTGGCGGTGACCCACGATCCGTTCATCGTTTACACGTCCAACGTCTTCGCCATCATGGGCCTCCGCTCGCTCTACTACCTGCTGGCGAACGTCATGGAAATGTTCGTCTATCTCAAGCTGGGGGTCTCCTTCATTCTCGCCTACGTGGGAGTCAAGATGCTTCTCGCCGACCTCTACCCCATCCCCATCGTCTTTTCCCTCGGGACGATCATCGGCGTGCTGGTAATCTCGGTGCTCGCCTCGATCACCATCGGCAATCGCCGACAGCGGGCGGCCAAGGGGCGGTAG